A DNA window from Candidatus Roseilinea sp. contains the following coding sequences:
- a CDS encoding transport permease protein, translated as MKHLLSELAEIWKYRALLRMLVVRDLKTRYRGSLLGVAWSFLQPLGMMLVMTFAFGIINRAPPTIQHYNVFILSGLLAWNFFSAAVTGAAGSVVANAALVKKVYFPRAILPVSVVISNLVNFLLALPMWLLVTALSGHPISLTLLMLPLVIIIQVLFNIGVSFLLSTLNVFYRDTQFILELGMLALFFLTPIWYDIDNAPQPEVGLWVRRLNPVASLVNIYQDLMYWGRPTDPYFVLRTVATAIAVLFIGYLVFRRFSPRFGEEV; from the coding sequence ATGAAGCATCTCCTCTCTGAACTGGCTGAGATTTGGAAGTATCGGGCGTTGCTGCGGATGCTCGTTGTGCGCGACCTGAAGACGCGCTACCGCGGCTCTCTGCTCGGCGTCGCGTGGTCATTCCTGCAACCGCTGGGGATGATGTTGGTGATGACATTTGCTTTTGGCATCATCAATCGCGCGCCGCCGACGATTCAACACTACAATGTATTCATCCTCTCGGGGTTGTTGGCCTGGAATTTCTTCTCCGCAGCGGTGACCGGCGCCGCCGGCAGCGTCGTGGCAAACGCCGCGCTGGTTAAAAAGGTGTACTTCCCGCGCGCGATTTTGCCGGTGTCGGTGGTGATCTCCAACCTGGTGAATTTTCTGCTGGCGTTGCCGATGTGGCTGTTGGTGACGGCCCTCTCCGGCCACCCCATCTCTTTGACGTTGCTGATGCTGCCCCTGGTGATCATCATTCAGGTTCTGTTCAACATCGGCGTATCGTTCTTGTTGTCCACGCTCAATGTGTTCTATCGCGATACGCAATTCATCCTGGAGCTGGGCATGCTGGCGCTGTTCTTCCTCACGCCGATCTGGTATGACATAGATAACGCGCCGCAGCCTGAAGTCGGCCTGTGGGTGCGCCGACTGAACCCAGTAGCGTCTTTGGTCAACATTTACCAGGATTTGATGTACTGGGGCAGGCCGACCGATCCGTACTTCGTCCTGCGCACGGTAGCCACAGCGATCGCCGTGTTGTTCATCGGCTACCTGGTCTTCCGGCGCTTCAGCCCTCGGTTTGGTGAAGAAGTGTGA
- a CDS encoding glycosyl transferase family 1 yields the protein MHILSLAPTSFFSDYGCHVRILEEARALQALGHQVTILTYYKGSDVPGIRIVRTMPTPWHRDYEVGSSRHKFAFDALLSIRLVRVLSRNRFDVIHAHLHEGALIAGVLARPWRIPVVFDYQGSLTDELLQHRFIKANSMAHAIFRRVEQVADRIPHAVLTSTRHAASALRAKLGDRVPVQALPDGVNSQVFRPNVLSAEARAHLRARWGIAPDEPVVVFIGLLAAHQGIRNLIEAAARLKAEGRRLRWLVMGYPGVEMWQRVAAEAGALPDVIFTGRVPYLEAPRMLALGDLAVAPKLSLTEGSGKILNYMAMALPTVAFDTPAQREYLGALGVYAPPGDSEALARRVADLLDHPQRRRMLGEQLRHMAVQRFGWEHAASVITSLYEQLLARSKTQPVRARRHQQDETIL from the coding sequence ATGCACATCCTCAGCCTCGCCCCCACATCCTTTTTTAGCGACTACGGTTGTCATGTGCGCATCCTGGAGGAAGCGCGCGCCTTGCAGGCGCTCGGCCATCAAGTCACCATCCTCACCTACTACAAGGGCAGCGATGTCCCCGGCATTCGCATCGTGCGCACCATGCCGACGCCCTGGCATCGCGACTACGAGGTTGGATCGTCGCGTCACAAATTTGCCTTTGACGCGTTGCTCAGCATCCGATTAGTGCGCGTCCTGAGCCGCAACCGATTTGACGTGATCCATGCCCACTTGCACGAGGGCGCGCTGATCGCCGGCGTGCTGGCCCGACCATGGCGCATCCCGGTCGTCTTCGATTATCAGGGCAGCCTGACCGATGAGTTGCTGCAACACCGCTTCATCAAGGCGAACTCTATGGCTCATGCGATCTTTCGGCGCGTCGAACAGGTGGCCGATCGCATCCCCCATGCCGTCTTAACCAGCACACGTCATGCGGCGAGCGCACTGCGGGCGAAATTGGGGGATCGGGTTCCGGTGCAGGCGCTGCCCGACGGCGTCAATTCGCAAGTCTTTCGCCCCAACGTGCTCTCTGCCGAAGCTCGCGCGCACTTGCGCGCGCGATGGGGAATTGCGCCAGATGAACCGGTGGTCGTCTTTATTGGCCTGCTGGCGGCGCACCAGGGCATTCGGAACCTGATCGAGGCTGCTGCGCGCCTGAAGGCTGAAGGGCGGCGCCTGCGTTGGCTGGTGATGGGATATCCTGGCGTGGAGATGTGGCAGCGGGTGGCCGCAGAGGCCGGCGCGCTGCCCGACGTCATCTTTACCGGGCGCGTGCCGTATCTTGAGGCGCCGCGCATGCTGGCGCTTGGCGATTTGGCCGTTGCCCCTAAGCTGTCGCTGACCGAGGGCAGCGGCAAAATCCTCAACTACATGGCGATGGCGTTGCCGACGGTGGCCTTCGATACGCCGGCGCAGCGCGAATACCTCGGCGCGTTGGGCGTATACGCGCCGCCCGGCGATAGCGAGGCGCTGGCGCGCCGTGTGGCCGATTTGCTCGACCACCCACAGCGTCGGCGAATGTTGGGCGAGCAGTTGCGCCATATGGCGGTTCAACGATTCGGGTGGGAGCATGCCGCCTCGGTCATAACATCGCTCTACGAGCAATTGCTGGCCCGCTCGAAGACGCAACCGGTGCGTGCTCGAAGGCATCAACAAGACGAGACGATCCTATGA
- a CDS encoding peptidase, with translation MNGPLVGVFNGLASGDVALVFSQLIVLALLLGVAFPIHELAHALTARQLGDDTGERFGRITLNPLAHLDPFGSLLFVLTGFGWAKPVPVNPYQLRGDMRTSFAVVALAGPLSNLLLAALFALLFRLTLLFFDHSSWSTNVLRFAFSVAVQLNILLALFNLIPIPPLDGSRLLAALLPNQGQVWMDQLERYGFIILIALSATGVLGQLIVRPATLLSRTLLGL, from the coding sequence ATGAACGGTCCCCTCGTCGGCGTCTTCAACGGCTTGGCCAGTGGAGATGTCGCCCTAGTCTTCTCGCAACTGATAGTCTTAGCGCTGCTGCTCGGCGTCGCATTTCCCATCCATGAGTTGGCGCATGCGCTCACCGCTCGCCAACTCGGAGATGACACCGGCGAACGCTTCGGGCGGATCACGCTCAACCCGCTTGCGCACCTCGATCCATTCGGCAGCCTGCTGTTTGTGTTAACCGGATTTGGCTGGGCGAAGCCCGTTCCGGTGAACCCCTATCAGTTGCGCGGCGACATGCGGACATCGTTCGCGGTCGTTGCGTTGGCTGGGCCGCTCTCTAATCTCCTGTTAGCTGCGCTGTTTGCGTTGCTCTTTCGTCTGACCTTATTGTTTTTCGATCACAGCTCGTGGTCAACGAACGTGCTGCGTTTTGCCTTCTCCGTCGCCGTGCAGCTCAATATTCTTCTGGCCCTTTTCAATTTGATCCCGATCCCGCCGCTGGACGGCTCGCGACTGCTCGCGGCGCTGCTGCCGAATCAAGGTCAGGTATGGATGGATCAGTTGGAGCGTTATGGGTTTATCATCTTAATCGCGCTTTCGGCGACGGGCGTTTTGGGTCAGTTAATTGTGCGACCGGCGACGCTGTTGAGTCGCACGTTGCTCGGGCTGTGA
- a CDS encoding galactosyldiacylglycerol synthase, producing MKKRIVLLYGNTGGGHRSAAQAIAQGIEILYPGAYDVQLVDGLRNVPFLINAFTETYPLWVNHARILYALGFHASNNRRRIIALRNALEPLSEKTADAIVKDHPADVYVSCHLLFNQSIPMALRRRNMQTPFIHVVTDLVSGHVAHYVTDADHLIVPTEEARAEAIKNLVPEEKISVTGQPIAPDFAQRVTQGAATRRELNLDERMTVLLIGGGDGMGRLEVTARQIALSGLPLQLIVVCGRNQTVKENLEFLNPRVPMRVFGFVNNIPELMGAADVIVTKAGPGTICEAFVARLPIILYDAVPGQEEGNVDYVVNSGAGVWCPTPWAVLKQLKEWLADPFAMELARQASARLARPDSALQIARIVHRFAQLVPDQPMSR from the coding sequence ATGAAAAAGAGAATCGTCCTGCTCTACGGCAATACCGGCGGTGGCCATCGCAGCGCTGCACAGGCCATCGCTCAAGGCATCGAAATCCTCTATCCTGGCGCGTATGACGTCCAACTGGTGGATGGACTGCGCAACGTGCCATTTCTGATCAACGCTTTCACCGAAACTTACCCGTTGTGGGTCAACCACGCGCGCATATTGTATGCGCTTGGCTTTCACGCCAGCAACAACCGCCGGCGGATCATTGCGCTGCGCAACGCCCTCGAACCGCTCAGCGAAAAGACCGCAGACGCCATCGTGAAAGACCATCCGGCGGATGTGTATGTCTCGTGCCATTTGCTATTCAATCAGAGCATTCCGATGGCGCTGCGCCGGCGTAACATGCAGACGCCGTTCATCCACGTCGTCACCGATCTGGTCTCAGGGCATGTGGCGCACTACGTGACCGATGCCGACCATCTGATCGTGCCGACGGAAGAGGCGCGCGCGGAGGCGATCAAGAACCTCGTGCCCGAAGAGAAAATCAGCGTGACCGGCCAGCCGATCGCGCCGGACTTTGCCCAGCGCGTCACCCAGGGCGCTGCCACGCGGCGCGAACTAAATCTGGACGAGCGGATGACCGTACTGCTCATCGGCGGCGGCGATGGCATGGGCCGCTTGGAGGTGACAGCGCGTCAGATCGCCCTGAGCGGGCTGCCGTTGCAGCTCATCGTCGTATGCGGGCGAAACCAAACTGTAAAGGAGAATCTGGAGTTCCTGAACCCCCGTGTGCCCATGCGCGTCTTTGGCTTTGTCAACAACATCCCGGAGCTGATGGGCGCTGCGGACGTCATCGTCACCAAAGCCGGCCCTGGGACGATCTGCGAGGCGTTCGTCGCCCGCCTGCCGATCATCCTCTACGATGCGGTGCCGGGGCAGGAGGAAGGCAACGTGGATTACGTGGTCAACAGCGGCGCCGGCGTCTGGTGCCCAACGCCATGGGCGGTGCTCAAGCAGTTGAAGGAATGGCTGGCCGATCCGTTTGCGATGGAACTGGCCCGTCAGGCTTCCGCGCGCTTGGCGCGGCCGGATTCCGCGCTGCAGATTGCGCGAATCGTCCACCGCTTCGCGCAGCTTGTGCCGGACCAACCGATGAGCCGCTAG
- the carA gene encoding carbamoyl-phosphate synthase small chain, producing MTSPPALLALEDGTCWPGAGFGKIGETTGEVVFNTSMTGYQEIITDPSYYGQIVVMTAPQIGNVGTNPDDDESHRAWVAGFAVRELSPIASNYRSRKPLDEYLKDHGVVGIMGLSTRALVRHIREQGAMRGAISSVNTDPARLIAMARASRDMNGADLAREVTCDEPYRWVEGVDAQWYVEPAARKPDEPSAAQPHIVAFDFGVKRNILRLLASRGCRITVVPATTTAEEVLAMQPDGVFLSNGPGDPAACTYAIETTRRLLGRTPIFGICLGHQILGLALGGRTYKMKFGHRGGNQPVLANGRVEISSHNHGFAVHADSLPPGVEITHVNLNDGCVEGLRVPACHAFSVQYHPEASPGPHDAGYLFDQFIQAVRSRAQGASEDGAPS from the coding sequence ATGACATCTCCTCCTGCCTTACTGGCGCTTGAAGACGGCACCTGCTGGCCAGGTGCCGGCTTCGGCAAAATCGGTGAGACGACCGGCGAGGTGGTCTTCAACACCTCGATGACCGGCTATCAGGAAATCATCACCGATCCTTCGTACTACGGTCAAATCGTGGTGATGACTGCGCCGCAGATCGGCAATGTGGGCACAAACCCCGACGATGACGAATCGCATCGCGCCTGGGTGGCCGGCTTTGCCGTGCGCGAGCTGAGCCCGATCGCCAGCAACTACCGCAGCCGGAAGCCGCTTGACGAGTACTTAAAAGATCATGGCGTGGTGGGCATTATGGGGCTGAGCACCCGCGCGCTGGTCAGGCACATCCGAGAGCAAGGCGCCATGCGCGGCGCAATCTCCTCGGTCAACACCGACCCGGCACGCTTGATCGCGATGGCGCGCGCCAGCCGCGATATGAACGGCGCCGACCTGGCCCGCGAGGTCACCTGTGACGAACCTTATCGCTGGGTGGAGGGGGTAGACGCGCAGTGGTATGTCGAGCCGGCCGCTCGCAAGCCCGACGAGCCATCCGCAGCGCAGCCTCACATTGTCGCTTTCGACTTTGGCGTCAAGCGCAACATTCTGCGCCTATTGGCCTCGCGCGGCTGCCGGATCACCGTTGTCCCCGCGACGACGACGGCCGAAGAGGTGCTGGCCATGCAGCCGGACGGCGTGTTCCTCTCGAACGGCCCCGGCGATCCGGCGGCATGCACCTATGCCATTGAGACTACGCGTCGGCTGCTTGGACGGACGCCGATCTTTGGCATTTGTCTCGGCCATCAGATCCTCGGCCTGGCGTTGGGCGGTCGCACCTACAAGATGAAGTTCGGCCATCGCGGCGGCAATCAGCCGGTGCTGGCCAACGGCCGCGTCGAGATCAGCAGCCATAACCACGGCTTCGCCGTTCACGCCGATAGCCTGCCGCCGGGGGTGGAGATCACGCACGTGAACCTGAACGACGGCTGTGTCGAGGGGCTGCGAGTGCCAGCGTGCCATGCTTTCAGCGTGCAATATCACCCTGAAGCCTCGCCAGGCCCACACGACGCGGGCTATCTGTTCGATCAGTTCATCCAGGCCGTTCGATCGCGCGCTCAGGGCGCCTCTGAAGATGGTGCACCGAGTTAG
- a CDS encoding thioesterase has protein sequence MFVHTLQVRFRDLDAYNHVNNAVYLTYFEEARIAFITAIGMRSLFSPERGTVIAHAEIDYRAPARLGDRLDIAVSAGEIRNTSYALHYRITRPADGALIATGKTVQVCFNFVLNAPTRLPEAWRALLRDRAQAESHVA, from the coding sequence ATGTTTGTGCATACGCTGCAAGTGCGCTTCCGCGACCTGGACGCCTACAATCACGTCAATAACGCGGTGTATCTGACCTATTTTGAGGAGGCGCGCATCGCTTTCATCACTGCCATCGGCATGCGCAGCCTGTTCTCCCCCGAACGCGGCACGGTCATCGCGCATGCGGAGATTGACTATCGCGCGCCGGCGCGGCTCGGCGATCGGCTCGACATCGCGGTGAGCGCGGGCGAGATCCGCAATACTTCGTACGCGTTGCACTACCGCATCACGCGCCCGGCCGATGGCGCACTGATCGCGACGGGCAAGACGGTTCAGGTATGCTTCAACTTCGTGCTGAACGCGCCGACGCGGCTGCCCGAAGCGTGGCGGGCATTGTTGCGCGACAGGGCGCAAGCAGAATCCCATGTGGCATAG